A stretch of DNA from Leptolyngbya subtilissima AS-A7:
AAACCTCAGTATCCCCATCTAGCTGTGGTGCTAGGCCAGTGGGGAAATCTAGAAACGCCTGGTTGCTCTACTACCGTTATCAACGCTACTCGTTCTCCAGGTCTACGGTTACTCCCTTGGTCTCAAACGCAGCATGATCGACATCCTCATCATTGAGCACGATGCCGCCACAGAGCAGTTTTTGGTCAGCGCTCTCAAGCAGCAGGGTTACAGCGTAGCCACGGCCCGCAGCGGGGCAGAGGGCCTCACCCTGGCCGAAAAGCTTCTGCCGGGGGTGATTATCTGTGACTGGAATATTCCAGGTAGCATCGACGGCTTGGCTATCTGCCAGGCGCTTAAGCATCATCCAGTGCTCTCGATTACGTCACTGTTGCTGCTGACGGCCCGCTACAGCACCGCCGACCGAGTCAAGGGGCTAGAGATGGGGGCTGACGATCTGCTCTCAAAACCAGTGGATATCAACGAGCTCAACGCGCGGGTGCGAGCAGGGCTACGCATCTATCAGCTCACCCAGGACTTGCGCCAGCAAAAGCAGCGGATGGAAGCTGAAATGGCGGAAGCGGAGGGTTATGTGCGATCGCTCCTGCCCAATGACCAGGTCGGCAGAGTGCCCATTCAATCGCGGTTTTTGCCCTCTCAGCAGCTCGGCGGCGACTGCTACGACTACTACTGGCTCGACCCTGACTATCTGGTGATCTATTTGCTCGATGTCTCGGGCCACGGGCTGGGGTCGGCGCTGCTCTCCACCTCGGTGCTAAACGTGCTGCGTGCTCAGTCGCTGCCCGATGTCAGCTTCTACCGCCCCGAAAAAGTGCTGCGAGCGCTCAACGAAACCTTTCAGATGAGCGATCAGAACCAAAAATATTTCACTATCTGGTACGGCGTGCTCAACTGCGCCAACCGCCAGCTGCTCTACGCCAGCGCTGGCCACCCCCCGGCGGTGCTGGTGTCAATCGATGCCGACCAAAATGTGACCACCACCCGCCTGCGCACCCCTGGCATGCCCGTGGGCATGCTGCCCGAGGCCAAGTACCAATGGCAGCGCTGCCAGCTGCCCCCCAACAGCAGCCTTTATTTATTCAGCGACGGTCTCTACGAGGTGCTGCAAGACAATCAGCAGTACCTCGGGTTGGACAATTTTGTAGATTTGCTAGCTGTGGCTAAGCGCGAGCGCAGTATCGACCACATTCTCGACACCGTAATTAAGCGTCAGGCGGGGGATGTCGCCAGTGATGATATGTCTTTAATGATGGTCAATTTAGACTAGTCCTCGGCAGCCTCAAGAAAGCGACTTTACCAAGGGTGTCAGGTTTTAGGTGCAGGGTTTAGGGCCATTTTTTATACTTGAAACCTCAAACCTTGCACCTCTTTGAGTATCTAGACCTAAGATACTTTGAGCTTGGTATCTTCAAAGGCCTGACGGTTTTCATAAATTTCAAATACTCGGTCCATGCTGGTAAGTTCAAACAGCATACGGACCTGGTCATTCATAGAGCAAATGCAGAAGCTACGGTTGAGCGCTCGCGCCTTTTTGAGCAGTACAACCAGCGTGCCCAGCCCTGAACTATCGATAAAGGTAATCTCTTTTAAGTCAACTAAAATAACTTCGACTCCCTCCTCGAGTAGTGCCTCGACAGACTCGCGAAATTCTTCAGCTTTAGTGCTATCTAAAATACCAGTAGGCTCAATAACTTGAACGTTAGAATTCATAATAAAAAATCATTATCCAAAATTAACAACTGTTTGGTAGACAGCAACTTAGCCCATTAGCTAAATAATAGCCAATGCTGGAGAGTATATGGCCCTAGGGGTGCGATCGCGGTCGATTTCTACCACTAGGTTAACGTGTTCACCATCGCGCTTGAGGGCCGCAATAAATAGCTCGGGGTGCAGGGCACACCAAAAATACTCCACAAACGCATCGATGGTGGCATCGCTCATGCCGGTTTTGCCCTGGGCCTTCATCTGGTGCTCGGCGTCTTTGCGCCACTGTTTGCTCAGGCGGTAGTCGGCTGGGCACAGCACCATCAAGCGATCGAGACAGTCCCATAGGGGCAGGTAGGTAGCCAGTTCAGCGTTCATGTCGCGGGCGAACTGGCGATCGGCTTCAGTGACAATGGGCTCTGGGGCTTGGTCAAACTGCGCCGGCTCGATGGGGCGTGCCCCCAAAAACCAGCCCTCAAACAGCAAAATATCCACATCCTGCACCCACTCCGGGTCGGTGCGATCGCCCTCGCCACCGTGCAGCGATTTGTCGAACCGGGGCAGGGCCACAGCCTCCCCTGCCCCCGCTGCGCGAATCTGGGTCAGGGTGGCTAGGCCCAGGTCGATGTCGTGGGTGCCCGGCGGCCCGCGCCACCGCAATCTCGGGTCAACCTTAATTAGCGCCTGGCGATCGCGGTAGGTCTTGTAAATATCGTCAATGGAGAGACCCACTGCCCGGTAGCCCATCACCTGTAGAATGTGCTGCAGAATCAAGGTCAGGGTGGTTTTTCCTGTTCCCTGGCCGCCGAGCACTCCCTGAATTAGTGGGCCAGCCTGGGCATCGCGGGCCCGTTTGAGAGTGAGGGCCAGGGGCAGCCACAGTCGCCAGTACAGTCCTAGGTAGCGCTCCATCGGCGCGGGAGGCAGGGGCAGTGTGTTGTGATGGGCCTTTAGGGTTTGCAGCCAGCCCAAGCGCTCCTCTAGCTGAGCCGTGCCATTCTCGGGATTAATGCCCCAGGCCGCGGCCTGGCTGGGGTCAGCTAGTTCCCACGCCAGCAGCTGCTGACGCTGGGCGTCGTCGAGGGCACTGCCCGCCAGGTAGGCGGCCAGCAGGGGCGCGATCGCGAAATCCATTGAGTTTATCGGGTCTGCCATCACTGCATCGTCACGATTGATTGCTGAGCTGCACCAGAATACTGCCGGTCTGCATCGCATCGCTGCGATCGCCACTGACTAGCGTAATCTGTCGTAGATGCTTGAGGGCAGGCTGGGCCGCAGTGCTCCACAGCCGCCACCGGGGCAGCTGACCGGCTAAGCCAGCCTGAATCTGCGGCCAGTCGATGTGAACATAACCGGTGCTGGGGCCAGGCACCTGGGTCACCTGAGACCACCAAGCCGGGCGCTGCCGAGGTACTGCAGCGGGGTGAATGACGGCATCCAGCATGGCGGGGGAAGCGGCCAGCGCCTCGTACTGATCGACCTGGGCGTGCAGCCCCGCCACCTCAGCCACCACCTGCAAAGGCTGTGATCCTCGCTTGGGCAGGGCAAGACGAGTCCACGCGATTGCCGGAGTGCCTCGCAGATCCAGAGACCCTACCCCTAGCCCCTGCCCTTGGGCCAAAGCGGTCATGGCATCGAGCGCGGCAGCCAATGGCTCGCTCTGAGGTGCCACCACCACCCAATCGGGCAAGCCGGTTGCAGCCGTTCCAAATCCCACACCGTAGGCCTGGTCTACTCCTGTCTCTAAAAGATTCGTCGCGCCCTGGCCCAAAGCACCGTCAATCAGCTTAGCCAACGGAAAACTTCCCTCGCCCGTGGGAGAGGCCAAGGCCAGCAGGGGATTGATTCGCTGCCCCAGGGTTGCTAGGTCAGAACCGATCGCAGTTACCGCCAAGTTCTCTGGCAGGTAGGGCACAATATCCCAATCGGTTGCCGTAGCCCGCTGAGGATGGAGACGATGCCCCTGGGCGGCCAGCAGGGCTGTGTGGCCCACTAACCCCTCGCGGGAAAGCCGCCACGACATCAGTGCCCAGCCCACTTGGTCATCAGCGGTTCCTATCTCACCCAGATCAACCAATGTCTCAGCAAAATTTCTATCGGGGTTGAGCCACTGGCTGACCGCAGGCAGGTTCAGCGCCAGCAGCCCCACCCGCTGATTGGGCAGCTCCCCCAGGGCGATTTTGTAGCGGCGATCGCTTTGAAGATTTAGGTCCGTAGACTGGGCGGCGGTGAGTGCCTGGCGCAATACATCGGGGTGGTTGGCGGCCAACACGTAGCGGTCGGCGACCAGGGCTGTGGCCAGCGAGGCCGTTTCTGCTTGGGCCGATCGCGGCGTGCTCCGCCGGGCGTAGATCAGCCGATTGCCTGAAAAATCCTCAAAGGTAAGAGCGTCACCAGCGATCGCACGGTTCTGCCAGTACAGCTCTAGCGCCGCCTGGGCCGCCGCACTGTCGTTGCAGGCCAGGGCAACCAGATAGCCAGGAGTGGTGCCGTTGGTGGGGTCTTGGTCGAGATCGGGGGTTACCATGGCGGCGGTCACCTCTTCCCCTAGCCACGGCTGGATATCGCGGCTGTAGCTGAGACCGGTATTGGCCAATAGCGCTTGCTCAATCAGTTCCTGGTCGTGGCGGGTCTCCTGGCGTAGGCGGGGGGTAGCCAGGTATTCCCACAGGCTGGCGAGGCGATCGGGGCGCACCAACACTGAGGCAACGATGGGCGACTGCTTGGGCACAAACTGAAGCGCCAGCGGCTGAGCCTGCCCACCGCGCTCAATCAGGTATAGAGGAGTGTTGAGCGTCAAACGCCCCAGCAGGCCCAAACCCAAGACCAAAACCAGCCCAGCGACAATGGCAAGGGGTCGAATAAACGAGCGAAACTTCATTGACCTCACGCCTGCAACCCAAAAACACCCGCAGCGCGACTGCTCACGCCAACTAATTCTCCTTAGTGTATGGCCCTTCGAGCCCCGTAATGCCTCGGATGCCAACGGGCTGTTTAGAAATTAAACAATGTAAATTTTCGGGTTCCTAGGAGTTAAGCAAAATTTGGCGCTAAGTAGTGGGGGCGAGACTGTTAGAGACTGGTGCAGGAAAGCAAATTGCGGCCTTCTTAGATAGAGCAAAGCAGTCTCAAATGCTGTAGTTGCCTCAAAATTGGCCCGATCAGCTGAGCACAGACAACGGCATCGAGGTTCTGGGTGGAGTCGTAGCTTACTTCACCAGGTTGACGAATTTGCTGACGCGATCGCCCTCAGCGCCGGAGCCTTACCCATAACCCATGCATTCTATTCCCAATCCACCAGCTGAATGCGATCGATGTAGTTGAGGTTGGCTAGCTCGATCAGAATGTCTTGGTAGTTGGTCTGGTAGGTGTTGCCAATGGTCAGCACCTCACCCTCGCCGCAGCCAATACGTCCTCGGCTCTGCGGGAAGAACTGCGCTGAAGGGTCGATGGCGCCCACCGCTTGGGTGTAGGCACCGCCCGCAGGAATGCAAAACTCGTAGTCGAGCGATCGCTTGCCGTCGGCTGGGCCAAAGAGTCCGTTTTCATCCAAACTGCTTAGGTCAAAGGCAATTTTATTGATTGCGCTGCTGTGATCTGCGGAGGGCACGGGCTGGCAGGCGAAGGTCAAGGCAAGAACCGCTGCCCCTAATGGCAGGGCGGCGCTGGAGCGCGAGCGGAGAAATAGGGACATGGCCAACTCCGGTTGAGGGTGCTCAGGCTTGGCTAGGGGCAGTGCCGATGGACTGGCTGATGATGGCTTGGGCCTGCTTTTCAGTCTCGGCCTTGCGCTCGCTGTAGCGATCGGTGAGATAGTCTACTTGATCGCGCAGCAGCAGGGTGAATTTGTAGAGTTCTTCCATCACGTCGATAACGCGATCGCGGTAGGCCGAGTCTTTCATCGTGCCATCGTCGTTAAATTCCTGATAGGCCTTGGGCACCGATGACTGGTTGGGAATCGTAAACATCCGCATCCACCGGCCCAGCACCCGCAGCGTGTTCACCGCGTTGAAAGATTGCGAACCACCGCTCACCTGCATCACTGCCAGGGTTTTGCCCTGGGTGGGTCGCACCGCCCCCAGGCTCAGAGGAAGCCAGTCGATCTGGTGCTTCATCAGGCCGCTAATGTTGCCGTGCAGCTCGGGGCTAGACCACACCTGCCCCTCCGACCACAGCACAAGATCGCGCAACTCCTGCACCTTAGGATGGTCATCAGGTACGCTGCCGTGAATCGGCAGATCGTGGGGATGAAAAAAGCGCACCTCGGCTCCGAAGCCCTCAATGATTCTGGCGGCTTCCTCAGCTAGCAGCCGACTGTAGGAGCGATCGCGCAACGAACCATAGAGAAATAAAATTCTCGGTTTGTGGTCAAAGCTCATGGGATTCCTCTCCATTGAGAGTCTCAGCTTGGTTTTCTGCCGCCTTGGCGATTCACCCAGCCTAGCTAACCGTTGCTGAATTACCCTGCATTCCTCAATACAGCCACACCGGCTGATGCGGGCTGCCGCGATCGCAGCCCCGACAGACGAACCCCCTTCAAGAGCAACCCCCTACTTGTCTAGGTGTGTGCCAATCAGGCAGGCTCCAGTAAGACTAACGCCGTCAAGCTGAGTACTAGAGAGGTCGGCACAAAGCAGGTTGGCGCCGCCCAGGGAGGCTCCCGACAGATTGGCCTGACGCAGATCCGCCTCTTCTAAATTCGCGTTGTCGAGCCGTGCCCCCTGCAGATCGGTCTGAGAAAGGTCGGCCCCCTTCAAGTTAGTATCGCTGAGGTTTGCTCCCCGCAGGTCGGCCCCGCGCAGGTCAACCCCTTGCAGGTTGACCCCCATCAGGTTGCAGCCACTTAAGAACGCTCCAGCTAGGCTAACTCCGCCCAGGCGCGCCCCCATCAGGTTAGCGCCTCGCAGATTTGCGCCTCGCAGGTCGGCTCCAGTCATGTCGCACTGCATCAGGTTCGCACCCCATAGATTTGCCCGCAGGTCTGCTCCTATCAGGTTGGCTCCCATAAGGTTAGCCCCTTCTAAATGAGCTTTGACCAGGGAGGTGCGGCTTAAGTTGGCACCCACAAGGGTGGCCCCAGCCAGGTAGATACCCGCCAGGTCAGCACCAGAGAGGTCCTCATCTTCCAGATCAGCCCCGGCTAGGTGACGGAGCTTGCCCGATCGCAGGGCGGCAATATCTATGGAGTAGGTGGGCACAGAAGTCACTATCGAGGGAGCAGTTCAGAGGAGGAGGGAAAGACGGAGGCTTGGTCAGCCACATCGGGATTCAACAACCCCGACCCCAGGGTAATTTTAGTCGGTATTGTGGGCAGGCTCATACCCTGCTGAAGCCCCATCACCATTAGCCCTAAAATTTCGACAAGTTTAGGATCCCACCGCTGACCGGCCTCAGCCTGGCAGGTGGTGAGAACGTCACTCAGCAGAGACACGTCGACCTCGGCGGGGTCTTTGCCATGGCGAGCCTGGGCTGCCCGGCGCTGAAACTCTGCTACCAGCGCCAACATGCGCGACTCTAGGGGCACCGCATCACCGACGAGGCCAGCCGGGTAGCCATTGCCGTCCCAGCATTCGCCCTGGTGGGCAATGATGGCGGCCACCGCCCGCATACGGGGCATCAGTCGCAAGGCCTGCACCTCGGGAATAAGCGGGCAGCTGGGTCCATCGTCAGCCAGGGCCGCCAGGTCAGGGGCTGGGGCAATGCGGTGCAGCATTCCCGCTAGGCGCAGCCGCTGGAGCTGCCAAGCGGGCAGGTCGAGCAGCTGCCCCATCATTTCTAGAAGCGCCACCACTTCGCTGGCAGCCATAGGGTTAATGGGATCACTGAGATCCACCAGCTGAGCCATGCGCAAAAACGCCTGGAGCTCATTTGAGAGCAGGTTTTGGTCAAGGTCGTCAACTACGTTAAAAGCGAGGTTGCCCTGGAGGTCGTTGCGGCTATTTTGCAGGTAGTGCACTACCTGGGTCACGGTATGGCTAACAACCGCAGGCTCGTCGTGGCGGAGGGCGGGGTTTTGCTGCTTGAGGGTGGCCAGGTGGTCAGCTAGCTGCGCCTGAAGAGCTGGGTTATAGCGACCAATGTGAGCGATCGCCAGCTCCACCGTTTCGCTCACCAGGGCCGAGTCAAAGGTCCAAAACCCGTAAAACTTGCGCTCTAGATCGTGCTCGGGTATCCCAGTCTTACCGTAGTCCGCTTCCGACAGCTCCTGGCACAGCACCATGGCAGTGTAGTCGGGAGAAAAAATTATCAAGTGCCATTCTTCAGCGACCGGATCGTCGTCAGCCAAGTCGACAAGGGCTACGTTCTCACGCTGACTGGTGGGATGGTCGTGAAAGCCAGCCTCGGGCGAGGCCATAATCACAATTTGCTGGGCAGCGTCTGCGATCGCGCTATAGCGATCAGCCTCTTCTAAATACCACTTCCCCCGCTGAAAAGCCGTAACCACCAAGGGGGCCGAGCCAGAGGTCAAAATGCAGTCTTCAAGGGCGTGACAAAGAGCGACCAGGGTGTTTTTGTAGTACACGCCATAGTTGAGTGGGGTCGTCTCTGGATCAGTACGACCATCCACCAACAGCTTCAATATTGACCCCTCCAGCATCGCAATCCCCTATAGTTCTATTGCCTGTAACCCTTGTATTCAGGATGATAACGCAGCCAAGGGGCGGCGGTCAGCCTCAATCGGCGCGCTCAACGCTTCCTCTAAAGGAGCTAACCCTAAGCGCTCTTCTAGAATGTCCATGACCTCGCGACCAAAGTCGTCTGGGTTGCGCTGCCATGCCGTCAAACACACCTCCCCAAAGAACGAGCCCAATGGTTCTGGATTCCACAACAGTTTCTTCGACACCCAGGGCAGATGAATATCGAGGGGGTTGTAGTCGCGCTTGAGAATGTTTTTATCAAAGGCATACTCTTCTAAATGGGTGTGAGGCTGGAGGCCAATAAAGAAGATCGCGGGTTCTACCTTGTCGCGGCCGAACACCTGCTCTAGGGCGCGGTGGTAGGCCAGGGTCTGACGAATGGTCTCGGGCCGTTCGTCGATCACGTTAAAGGAGTAGTTGACCGACACCAGGTCGTTGAACCCGGCTGCCTTAAGGTCTTTGCAGTTTTGCAGCACCGTGCGCAGGTTGTAGCCCATGCGCATTTTGCGCACCAGCTCTTGGGATCCGCTGGTGATGCCGATCTCAAAGTAGTTCATGCCGGTGTCGGCCATCAGCTTGCAGAGCTTGGGCGTCAGGTTGTCGGCGCGAATATAGGCGGCCCAGTGAATGTCGGTCATACCCGCCTCGAGAATCTTCTCCAGCAGCTCTTCGGCATCCTTCATAAACCGGCGAGCGGGGATGAACTGGGCATCGGTAAACCAGAAATTGCGCACCCCCCGCTTGTAGAGCTGCTGCATTTCGGCCACCACCTCATCGGCGGGGTTGATGCGCACCTGCTTGCCCTCAACCACTGTATAGACGCAGTAGCAACAGTTGTGGGGACAGCCCCGCTTAGTCTGCACACCAATGTAGAAATCCTGGTCTTGCAGGTAATAGTCGAACTCAGGCCAAATGCCCTCGATATAGTCGTAGTTGCAGGCGGTTTTTTCGAGCGGAGCGGGCTCTTCGTGGATGAGGCGATCGCGCGGTGTCGTCTCCCCAGCAATGTAGCAACGCTGATCAGAAAAGTCTTTGCCCTGCAGGATCCGCTCCAGCAACATTTCCCCCTCGCCCACGGAGATGATCGTGCCCTTAGGCAGCCGGTTGTGCAGCTGTTCGTAAAACACGCTCACCGCACCGCCACCCACGACGGTCGTGACATTTTGGGAATAGCGCTGGGCCCGCTTAAAGCCACGCTTGATCAATCCCTGGTTGCGCCACAGCTCGGCTAGGTAAGTGGTGGCCATCCGCAAACCACCTAAAGCCCCTCGCGCTTTTAAGAAGAGGTTGCGGGCGTAGAAAAACTCAAAGGCGTTTTGCAGCGGATTGCCGCCGCGACCGCCCACCGGCGCAAAAATCTGAATATCCCGCCAGGAGAACACCAGCAGAGTTGGCCTGAAGTCATCAATGCAGCGATCGAGGGCAGCACCGTAGTCGAGGGGCGGCACGGCACCGAGATCAAAGATGCGCTGTTCCGCGTGGGGAAACAGTTTGTGCACATGGTCGGCCAGGTAAACCACCCCGATGGGGAAGATGGGGTTACAGGGCAGCCGCACGTAGAGCACACGGGCCTGGCTGGCGATATTAGAGGGCATGCTTCTCAGGCTTGACATATAACTTCACGATAACACCGTCTTCTTCTCAGGATAGGAAAAGCTGACAAATCTCCTCTTCAGCAAACCGGGGACTCGTTGGGGCGATTCTACTGGTAGCGGCGGTACAGGCCTTAGCAGGGGAAACCAGGCCGCTCTGAGGTCGCAGAATCGTGGTATAAAAACACTGTTAAGATTTTCCGCAACGCTTTATGCTGCATGTCTCAGACTGCCTTGAGATTTGAGTTAAGGGCTGGCGACGGACAGTGGCATTGGCTAGGGCTCAGCAGTTGCGAAATATAAAGCACTGTGTTCAATTATTTTGAATAGTTAAGGTGCTGTGGGGGTTGGTAGTCGCCTTTACAACAGCCGGGGATCGCGAGGTGTTACGCTTTGCGGGTGATTCTTGCAATATTGCCGTAAAGCATCAATGGCACAAATCCTTGATCCCCTCCCCTCCGATGGCCAGAGCCAGGTGCTCTGCTGCTATGTCAATGCCACCAGTAAGATTCAGATTGCTCGCATAACCAATGTGCCTGATTGGTACTTCGAGCGGGTCGTGTTTCCGGGGCAGCGGCTGCTTTTTGAAACTGTTCCCAAGGCTCTCCTAGAGATTCATACGGGCATGATGGCCAGCGCCATTTTGTCTGACAGTATCCCTTGCGAACGGTTGCAGATCGATGCCCCAGAACCCGCGGGTTTTGAGCCCGCCTCAGGTGATGAGCTTGAGGCGAGTCGATTGGCAGCACCCCTAGATGAACCTGCAACCGCAGTAGCCATTTCACCCGCCAGCTAGTTCGGTAGACTAAAGGGGTGGTGCGCTGAGCCCTGGCTATAGCGATAGCGTTCTGGCGTAGCTTGATAGCGGGCTGAAGGTCGAATTTCTACCTTCCCTATGCCACCAGGGCACAGCTAATGGTGACATTTAGGGACGAGCCGTGAATTTACCTTCATTTCTGTGGCTGTGGCGGATCGCCGCTTGGTCTATGGGTCTTACGCTGACGGCCTATTTCTTGCTGGCTGTTACGGGTGGGGTATTGTTTTACACCCGCTCTAACGATCAAGAGCGATCGTCCTGGCTACGACCGCTGCACATTGTTCTGGGTACAGGGGCAGTCAGCCTAGTCTTGGTGCTGCTCGCCATTGGAGTGGTTGGCACCATAGGGGAGTATGGCCGGCTGGGCCATTCAGTACACTTGCTGTTTGGGTTGATAGTAGTAGCGCTAGTGCTGGCTTCGGCGTGGAGCGCTAGTCGTATTTCTGTGGATCGGCCTTGGGCGCGATCGCTCCATGTCACCCTCAACAGTGCCCTTGGGGTAGCGCTGGCGGCCGCTGGGCTATCGGGTTGGCAGGTGGTGCAAAAGTATCTACCTTAAAGGGGTAAACCCTCGTGTCTAGCCAGTTTTGAGCTGGTCGCAAGGGGCTTTAACCTTAGATCAGGTCTTGGATTGGTATGGTTGAGTACTCACCTTCGGCTACTACCCCCACAGAGACCCAGGTCTTTCATATTTCGCCGCTGATTCGCCTGACGCTGCTGCTGCTCTACCTGGCGCTAATGGGGCCTTTGCCGTTTTTGGCTGATGCTACCGACGCGGCGGTATCGCCCATGGTTTTGGTAGTTGGCATTGGGCTGGGCGGCCTGGGAATTTACGGTGCGCTGGGTCAGCGGGTCGAGGTGGATGGCGACGGCATTCGAGTGGCTTACCCGGTGTGGATACGCTGGCTGTTCCGCGGCGGGTGGCAGCTGCCGTGGCGCGAAGCCCAGGCGTTGAAGCCCCGTTCGACCGGGCAGGGGGGCATCGTATATTACTTTGTCGGGGCCGATCAGCAGGCCTACCTGTTGCCGATGCGGGTGGCGGGTTTTGCCCGCCTGCTATGCCTTGTTGAGACCTACACTGATCTCGACACTCAGTATATTAGACCCCTGGCTCAGCCCTGGATGTACTTTATTTTGCTGGGGTTTACCCTGCTGCTGCTGCTGGTTGACGGTTGGACAATTACCACAGCGCTGCAGATGGGCTAGGCGATCGCTGGCGCTGCTTGCGGTGGGATAGCGTTATACAGAAAAGGCCCATGGGGCCAGGCTGCAGTGAACCGGGCGATCGCCCATCAGACGGTATATTAAACCCAGAGTATTTGCTAATTATCCTCGCGCTATAAGCGGCCCTGCGATCGCTGCGCTATCAACCAGGCTATGACCCTACCGCCTATTCTTCGCCTTGATACTATTACAAAACGCTACAGTCCTCAGTTACCGCCAGCGGTAGACCAAGTTAGCCTCAGTTTGGGGCAGGGGGAGATTTTAGGATTGTTAGGTCCGTCAGGCTGCGGCAAGACCACCTTGCTGCGGCTGATTGCAGGATTTGAGAAGCCTGATGGGGGCATCCTGTACCTGGGCAGTCAGCCTGTGGGTGGAACAACTTGGCTACCGCCCGAGCGCCGCGATGTGGGCATAGTGTTTCAAGACTACGCCCTGTTTCCCCACCTGACAGTGGAGCAGAATGTTGCCTTTGGCCTCCAACGACGCGATCGCAAAGGACGGCAAGCTACCTCCGATCTCCGGCAGCGCACCGCTGAGGCGATCGCCCTGGTCGGTCTAGAAATCCTAACCCATCGCTTTCCCCACGAGCTGTCGGGCGGACAGCAGCAGCGGGTGGCTCTAGCTCGCGCCCTGGCCCCGCGTCCGGCCATCATTTTGCTGGATGAGCCCTTTAGCAACCTGGACGTGCAGG
This window harbors:
- a CDS encoding DUF1830 domain-containing protein, whose protein sequence is MAQILDPLPSDGQSQVLCCYVNATSKIQIARITNVPDWYFERVVFPGQRLLFETVPKALLEIHTGMMASAILSDSIPCERLQIDAPEPAGFEPASGDELEASRLAAPLDEPATAVAISPAS
- a CDS encoding DUF4079 family protein, producing the protein MNLPSFLWLWRIAAWSMGLTLTAYFLLAVTGGVLFYTRSNDQERSSWLRPLHIVLGTGAVSLVLVLLAIGVVGTIGEYGRLGHSVHLLFGLIVVALVLASAWSASRISVDRPWARSLHVTLNSALGVALAAAGLSGWQVVQKYLP